The genomic DNA ACTGGACGTTGGCTTCGAATTCGAGGCCTTCACGGGTGCCGAGAACGGTCAGGCCGTGGTCGCCGATGGTGCCGGAGATGAGGACGGCGTCACCGGGACGGGCCGAGTCGCCGCTGGGTGCGGGGTCCACGATGATGTCACCGATGCCGGTGGTGTTGATGAAGATTTTGTCAACCGCACCCTTGGGCACGACCTTGGTGTCGCCGGAAACGATGGTGACGCCTGCGTGGCGTGCGGCTTCACCCATGGAGGCGACGATCTTTTCGAGATCGGACATGGGAAGCCCTTCCTCGATGATGTAGGCACAGGTCATGTGACGCGGGATGGCTCCCATCATGGCGACGTCGTTGACCGTGCCGTGAACCGCGAGAGAACCGATATCCCCGCCGGGGAAAAAGATCGGGTCCACGGTAAAGGAATCGGTGGACATGGCGATACGGCCGGACATGGAGAGTTCGGCGGCGTCATTGAGCCGGTTCAGTTCGTCGTTGCCGAGATGGCCGAGAAAGAGTTGGGAAATGAGCCGCTGTGATGCGCGGCCGCCGCTGCCGTAGTCGAGAAGAACTTTATCGTCGCTCATGATCTAATCCAGTTTATATTTGTAATAGGCGGCACAGCTGCCCTCGGTGGAGACCATGCAGGGTCCGACCGGATTGGCAGGCGTACACACCTTCTTGAACAGAGGACACTCGTCGGGCCGCTTGATGCCCTTGAGGATTTCGCCGCACTTGCAGCCTGCCAGCGGCGGGCCTTCGACGATCTCGATGCCGAATTCCTTCTTGGCGTCGAACTCCTCCCACTCGGGACGGATTTCAAGGCCACTACCGGGAATCTCGCCGATACCACGCCACAGGGCGTTTACCGGTTCGAAGACTTCGTACATGACGTTACACGCGGTCTGGTTGCCCTCATCAGCGACGATGCGCCGGTAACTATTGGCAACGTGGGCTTCGCCCTTGTTTCGCCACTCGATCATCTGGGTGAGCGCAAGGAGGATGTCCAGCGGCTCAAATCCGGTGACAATGGCGGACTTGTTATATTTTTCAGCGATGAACTTGAACGGCTCAAGGCCAATGATGGCCGCGACGTGACCGGGCAGGATAAAGCCGTCGATGTTGGAATGCACATCGTTGAGCAACGCTTCAAGCGCGGTCGGTACGGTCTTGTGGAAACAGAGGATACGCAGGTTGGTGATGCCCTGCTGCCGTGCCATCTTCATGGTTCCGGCAATGGTCGGGGCCGTGGTTTCGAAACCGACACCGATAAAGACCACGAGGTCGTCAGGGTTTTCCTTGGCGAGTTTGAGGGTATCAAACGGAGAATAGACGACCTTGACGCGAGCGCCGTCGGCCTGTGCCTTTTTCAGGTTGCGGCCATTGTCGCCGGGAACACGAATCAGGTCACCGAACGTCGCCAGAATGACGTTGTCCTTTCCAGCGAGGTCGAGAAATGCGTTGACCTCTGATTCATGCGTCACACAGACCGGACAGCCCGGTCCGCTGAGGTGAACGATCTTTTCCGGCAGCAGCGAACGGAGTCCGCTCTGGAAAATGGCAACGGTATGGGTGCCGCAGACTTCCATGAAGCGCAGATCGCGGTCCAGCTCCACTTCCACCTTGTCCAGTAACTGTCGGCACAACTTGGGATCACGAAATTTTTCCAAGAATTCAAAGCTCAAAACAGCATCCTTACGTTGAATTGACGGGCCCTTCCATGAAGGTCAGCACCTTCCATATACCGAATGAAACCTGTGAGCAAATAAAATCCCGTTTTGCTCACAGGTCGGCCAGCCCTGCTTCCTGTAGAACAGACAGGCAATCAACTGTAATATAGTCATTTTTCGTATTTCTTCCATATTATCAGGGAGCGCCCCCCCGCTCTTGGCCTCCACAATTCGTCAAAATGAGCCAAGTCAACAACACACTGAAATATAACAGTATACAATTTCAAACTGATTATTTTTTGAGCATATGTTCATTTTTCTCCTTGACACCAGACAGAGAAGGCATACTAATATGAACATATGCTCAAAAACGAATGTGAGTCTGATGCAACGGCGGCCCATGAAAGCCGTCCGGATTTTCCTCCCCGAGACTCCTTAGTCATCCGGGGTGGAAAGATGAACAAAACCAGACAAAGTACCAGGAGGTACCATAATGACATTATTCAATAGATTTGGATTCGGCAGAGGCAATCGCACCAATGGACAGCAGACCGGCATGGGACGTGGACGCGGACGCGGCATGGCTCCCGGCGGCAACGGAGGTCGCGGCATGGGCGGCGGCAGAGGCCAAGGCATGGGCGGCGGTGGCCGTGGTCAAGGCGGTGGTGGCCGTGGCATGGGCGGCGGCGGAGGCCGTGGCATGGGTGGTGGCGGAGGCCAAGGTGTCGGCGGCGGCTGCCGCGGCATGGGCGGCTCCGGTCGTGGAATGGGCCGTGGACGCGGCATGGGACAGGGCATGGGCCAAGGTCAGGGCATGCCCAGGACAAGCGCTCCGGTCCCGACTCCGAACAGGTCCGTCAAACGCGTAGCTGTCTCCTGCAACGGTAAAACACTGGATGACGCTGTCGAGCCTCGCTTCGGTCGCGCCGCCGGTTTCCTCATTGTAGACATCGACACGATGAAAGCCGATTTCCTCGACAACAGTGCTTCGCAGTCCATGGCACAGGGAGCCGGGATTCAGGCCGCTGAAAACGTTGCCAACGCAGGTGCCGAAGCGGTCCTGACCGGTCGGGTCGGCCCCAAGGCAACCGATGCTCTCAACGCAGCCAATGTCTTCATTGCGGAAGACTTCGCAGACATGACCGTACGCGAAGCCGTGGAAAAATTCGCAGCCAACCTGTAGCAGACAGGAGCGACGGTGGCCGTTTTGACAATGAAACGACCACCGCTCACCCCGGCAGGAGAAACCATCATGAATGAAAAACTGAAATTTTCACCAGACACGCCCCCTGCCGGGGAAGAATCCATCACGCATTCACATCTGATGAACAGGAGGAATGCTCCCGCGCCCGTACCGCACAATCTCCATCAGGCACATCCGGCCCGACTTCTCGAAACCGCATGGAAAAACATGCTCTCCCTGCGTATCGCCCGGTGTCCGCACGAAAACCAATCCTGACTTTTCCGGCTCTTTTCCGCCCAAGACTTTCTTCCTGCCACGCTTTATTTTTCCCCACGCTGCTGATAGGTTGTTTTTCGTTGGGTACGCACGACGTATCAGCCCGACGCAAAACCGCCTATCGTTGACATGAGCAGTAACGAAACACCTGAAATAGTTGATGAGCAAGTAAGCTCTCCCCTACCGCCGCCTCCGTTCATGAAGCGGGACCCGGCATTGACCGTGCCGAACGACCGGCAATGCGCCGAGTTCTGGCAGCGTTTCGACATGCTCGAAAACGTGGCCGCGCACAGTCTGGAAGTAGCCCGCGTCGCGACATTCCTCGCCCAGCGTGCCCACGAACTCGGCATGGATGTGGATGTTCCCACGGTCCGAGCTTCGGCCCTGCTGCACGACATTGCCAAGACCTACTGTATCCTTCACGGCGGCAACCACAGCCAGCTCGGCGGTGCATGGGTCGCTGATTTCACGGAAAATCCGGCCATCGCAACCGGCGTCACACATCATGTCTACTGGCCTTTTGAAATGGATATTGCCAAATACTTTACTCCCCTTGCCGTCATCTATGCGGACAAACGGGTTCGGCACGACCGGCTCGTCACCCTTCAGTCCCGCTTTGATGATCTGATAAAAAGGTACGGGGTCAACGAATACATACGCGGACGGATCGAGATCACCATGGCGCAGGCCATAGACCTTGAAAACGCACTCTGCG from uncultured Pseudodesulfovibrio sp. includes the following:
- the hypE gene encoding hydrogenase expression/formation protein HypE codes for the protein MSDDKVLLDYGSGGRASQRLISQLFLGHLGNDELNRLNDAAELSMSGRIAMSTDSFTVDPIFFPGGDIGSLAVHGTVNDVAMMGAIPRHMTCAYIIEEGLPMSDLEKIVASMGEAARHAGVTIVSGDTKVVPKGAVDKIFINTTGIGDIIVDPAPSGDSARPGDAVLISGTIGDHGLTVLGTREGLEFEANVQSDSAALNHLLVKLVQELPEVHVMRDPTRGGLATTLNEITVSSNVCCELTETAIPVRPEVKGGCSILGLDPLYLANEGKFLCVLPQEHAEKALEIMRADPLGQDACQIGTMTDENPGKVVLVTQLGGKRLLNMLEGEQLPRIC
- the hypD gene encoding hydrogenase formation protein HypD gives rise to the protein MSFEFLEKFRDPKLCRQLLDKVEVELDRDLRFMEVCGTHTVAIFQSGLRSLLPEKIVHLSGPGCPVCVTHESEVNAFLDLAGKDNVILATFGDLIRVPGDNGRNLKKAQADGARVKVVYSPFDTLKLAKENPDDLVVFIGVGFETTAPTIAGTMKMARQQGITNLRILCFHKTVPTALEALLNDVHSNIDGFILPGHVAAIIGLEPFKFIAEKYNKSAIVTGFEPLDILLALTQMIEWRNKGEAHVANSYRRIVADEGNQTACNVMYEVFEPVNALWRGIGEIPGSGLEIRPEWEEFDAKKEFGIEIVEGPPLAGCKCGEILKGIKRPDECPLFKKVCTPANPVGPCMVSTEGSCAAYYKYKLD
- a CDS encoding NifB/NifX family molybdenum-iron cluster-binding protein, translated to MTLFNRFGFGRGNRTNGQQTGMGRGRGRGMAPGGNGGRGMGGGRGQGMGGGGRGQGGGGRGMGGGGGRGMGGGGGQGVGGGCRGMGGSGRGMGRGRGMGQGMGQGQGMPRTSAPVPTPNRSVKRVAVSCNGKTLDDAVEPRFGRAAGFLIVDIDTMKADFLDNSASQSMAQGAGIQAAENVANAGAEAVLTGRVGPKATDALNAANVFIAEDFADMTVREAVEKFAANL
- a CDS encoding HDIG domain-containing metalloprotein, producing MSSNETPEIVDEQVSSPLPPPPFMKRDPALTVPNDRQCAEFWQRFDMLENVAAHSLEVARVATFLAQRAHELGMDVDVPTVRASALLHDIAKTYCILHGGNHSQLGGAWVADFTENPAIATGVTHHVYWPFEMDIAKYFTPLAVIYADKRVRHDRLVTLQSRFDDLIKRYGVNEYIRGRIEITMAQAIDLENALCETLEVDLNACTFDSGRLV